One Mycobacterium kubicae genomic window carries:
- a CDS encoding TIGR00730 family Rossman fold protein encodes MPERSAAPGKWAVAVYCAAGPTHPELLEVAAAVGEAIAERGWTLVWGGGHVSAMGAVASAARARGGWTVGVIPKMLLHRELADHEADELIVTDAMWERKQVMEDRADAFLTLPGGIGTLDELLNVWTEGYLGVHEKPIVLLDPWGHYDGLRAWVYGLVDSGYITQAAVDRLVVVDKVAEALQQCAPA; translated from the coding sequence ATGCCTGAGCGAAGCGCTGCGCCCGGCAAGTGGGCGGTTGCGGTGTATTGCGCGGCCGGACCGACGCACCCGGAGCTGCTGGAGGTCGCCGCAGCGGTGGGCGAGGCGATCGCCGAGCGCGGCTGGACGCTGGTGTGGGGCGGTGGCCACGTGTCGGCGATGGGGGCGGTGGCCTCGGCGGCGCGGGCGCGCGGCGGCTGGACCGTCGGCGTCATTCCCAAAATGTTGCTGCACCGGGAACTGGCCGACCACGAGGCCGACGAGCTGATCGTCACCGACGCCATGTGGGAGCGCAAGCAGGTCATGGAAGACCGCGCCGACGCATTCCTGACGCTGCCAGGCGGGATCGGCACCCTCGACGAACTGCTCAACGTGTGGACCGAGGGCTATCTGGGGGTCCATGAGAAGCCCATTGTGTTGCTTGATCCCTGGGGCCACTACGACGGCCTGCGCGCTTGGGTTTACGGATTGGTCGATAGCGGCTACATCACGCAGGCCGCGGTCGATCGACTGGTGGTGGTCGATAAGGTCGCCGAGGCGCTACAACAGTGCGCACCCGCTTAG
- a CDS encoding glucosyl-3-phosphoglycerate synthase, with the protein MTDLVAGELAARPGDTRWSDRTWSRPRWTTEELIAAKAGRTISVVLPALNEEETIESVIDSISPLVDNLVDELIVLDSGSTDDTEIRAIAAGARVVSREQAVPDLPVRPGKGEALWRSLAATSGDIVVFVDSDLIDPHPMFVPWLVGPLLTGEGVHLVKSFYRRPLNVSDVSGGAGDTGGGRVTELVARPLLAALRPELGCVLQPLGGEYAATRELLTSLPFAPGYGVEIGLLVDTFDRLGLEAIAQVNLGVRAHRNRPLAELGAMSRQVIATLLSRCGIPDSGVGLTQFFPAGDSYTQHTSPVSLADRPPMNVVRPR; encoded by the coding sequence ATGACCGATCTCGTCGCCGGCGAGCTCGCGGCCCGGCCCGGGGACACCCGGTGGTCCGACCGCACCTGGAGTCGTCCCCGGTGGACCACCGAGGAATTGATCGCCGCCAAGGCCGGCCGCACCATCTCGGTCGTACTACCGGCCCTCAACGAAGAAGAAACCATCGAGTCGGTCATCGACAGCATCTCCCCGCTGGTCGACAACCTGGTCGACGAACTGATCGTGCTGGACTCCGGTTCCACCGATGACACCGAGATCCGCGCCATCGCCGCCGGCGCCCGCGTCGTCAGCCGGGAGCAAGCCGTGCCCGACCTGCCGGTTCGCCCGGGCAAGGGCGAGGCACTATGGCGTTCCCTGGCGGCGACCAGCGGCGACATCGTGGTTTTCGTGGACTCAGATCTGATCGACCCGCATCCGATGTTCGTGCCGTGGCTGGTCGGCCCGCTGCTCACCGGCGAGGGCGTGCACCTGGTCAAGAGCTTCTATCGCCGACCGCTCAACGTCAGCGATGTCAGTGGCGGGGCAGGGGACACCGGCGGGGGACGAGTCACCGAACTGGTCGCGCGGCCGCTGTTAGCGGCGCTGCGGCCAGAGCTGGGTTGTGTGCTGCAGCCGCTGGGGGGCGAGTACGCGGCCACCCGAGAGCTGCTGACGTCGCTGCCGTTCGCACCGGGTTACGGCGTGGAAATCGGCTTGCTGGTCGATACCTTCGACCGCCTGGGGCTGGAGGCGATTGCGCAGGTCAACCTTGGTGTTCGGGCGCACCGCAACCGTCCCCTGGCCGAGCTGGGCGCCATGAGCCGCCAGGTCATCGCCACCCTGCTGTCGCGGTGCGGAATCCCGGACTCCGGCGTCGGGCTCACCCAGTTCTTTCCCGCCGGTGATAGCTACACCCAACACACGTCGCCGGTGTCGTTGGCGGACCGCCCACCGATGAACGTGGTGCGCCCACGCTGA
- a CDS encoding MFS transporter, whose amino-acid sequence MKRIAAACLVGSAIEYYDFLIYGTAAALVFPFVFFPHLSPAVATIASMGTFATAFLSRPLGAAVFGYFGDRLGRKKTLVATLLIMAVSTVTVGLVPSTAVIGMAAPLILVALRLLQGFAVGGEWAGSALLSAEYAPAGKRGRYGMFTLLGGGTAAVLSSLTFLGVSSTIGENSPAFLQWGWRIPFLISAALIAIALYVRLNINETPVFAQEKARDLIPKTPIAEVLRLQRREIVLAGGSILGGFGFAYTSSTFLAIYAHSHLGYSRGFIWTVSALGGLASITCVALSATLSDRVGRRRMMLVGWLGCLPWSFVVIPLMDTGEPALYAVAIVGMSSLAGIGSGPTAAFIPELFATRYRYSGSALALNTAGVLGGAVPPLIAGTLLVTYGSWAIGVMLAALGLISLVCTYLLPETNGTALSADA is encoded by the coding sequence ATGAAGCGGATCGCGGCCGCGTGTCTGGTCGGCTCGGCGATCGAGTACTACGACTTCCTCATCTACGGGACCGCCGCCGCGCTGGTGTTTCCGTTCGTGTTCTTCCCGCATCTGAGCCCGGCCGTGGCGACCATCGCCTCGATGGGGACGTTCGCCACGGCGTTTTTGTCCCGTCCGCTCGGTGCCGCCGTCTTCGGCTACTTCGGCGATCGGCTCGGACGCAAGAAGACTTTGGTGGCCACGCTGCTCATCATGGCCGTGTCGACGGTCACCGTGGGTCTGGTCCCCAGTACGGCGGTCATCGGCATGGCGGCCCCGCTGATCCTGGTGGCGCTGCGCCTGCTGCAGGGATTCGCCGTGGGCGGGGAATGGGCCGGGTCGGCGCTGCTGAGTGCCGAGTACGCCCCGGCCGGCAAACGCGGCCGCTACGGCATGTTCACCTTGCTCGGTGGCGGCACCGCGGCCGTGTTGAGCAGTCTGACCTTCCTCGGCGTCAGCTCCACGATCGGGGAGAACAGCCCGGCGTTCCTGCAGTGGGGCTGGCGCATCCCGTTCTTGATCAGCGCGGCCCTGATCGCGATCGCGTTGTACGTGCGGCTCAACATCAACGAGACGCCGGTTTTCGCCCAGGAGAAAGCTCGCGACCTGATACCGAAGACGCCGATTGCCGAGGTGCTTCGGCTACAGCGCCGGGAGATCGTCCTGGCCGGCGGCAGCATCCTGGGCGGGTTCGGGTTCGCGTACACCTCCAGCACGTTCCTGGCCATCTACGCCCACTCGCACCTGGGCTACTCGCGTGGCTTCATCTGGACCGTCTCCGCGCTGGGCGGATTGGCCAGCATCACCTGCGTTGCGCTTTCGGCCACGCTGAGTGATCGAGTGGGGCGCCGACGGATGATGCTGGTGGGTTGGCTGGGCTGCCTGCCGTGGTCGTTCGTGGTGATCCCGTTGATGGACACCGGCGAGCCCGCCCTGTACGCGGTGGCCATCGTCGGCATGTCGTCGCTAGCAGGCATCGGCTCGGGGCCGACGGCAGCGTTCATCCCGGAGCTCTTCGCGACCCGCTACCGGTACAGCGGCTCGGCGCTGGCGCTCAACACCGCCGGGGTGTTGGGCGGCGCAGTTCCCCCGCTGATCGCCGGCACGCTGCTGGTCACCTACGGCAGCTGGGCCATCGGGGTGATGCTGGCCGCCTTGGGCTTGATCAGCCTGGTGTGCACGTATCTACTGCCGGAGACCAACGGGACCGCACTGTCCGCGGACGCTTGA
- the fadD6 gene encoding long-chain-acyl-CoA synthetase FadD6 has protein sequence MADHGGTRVKLTHLAAQVPGLLADTPTIARGLLTGLLPRPSSKTSIGTVFQERAARYADRVFLKFGDQQITYRDANATANRYAAVLAARGVGPGDVVGVMLRNSPHAVLTMLAVVKCGAIAGMLNYHQRGDVLAHSLGLLNAKVLVAESDLVSAVSESGGSAGEVLTIEDLERFAATAPATNPAAASQVRAKDTAFYIFTSGTTGYPKASVMTHYRWLKALGAFGGLGLRLNSNDTLYCCLPLYHNNALTVAVSSVVNSGATLALGKSFSASRFWDEVIAYQATAFIYIGEVCRYLLNQPPKPTDRAHKIRVIAGNGLRPEIWNEFTERFNIPRVCEFYAASEGTTAFINVFNVPRSTGISPMPLAYVAYDPDTGEPLRDESGRVQRVPSGQPGLLLSPVNRLQPFDGYTDKEATEKKLVRNAFKDGDTWFNTGDVMSPQGLFHAAFVDRLGDTFRWKGENVATTQVEAAVASDRNVEECTVYGVEVPNTGGRAGMAAIKLREGAEFDGKSLAKAVYQELPSYALPLFVRVVETLEHTSTFKSRKVELREQAYGPDVKDPLYVLAGRKEGYVPFYDEYPDEVSAGKRPQG, from the coding sequence GTGGCCGATCACGGCGGCACGCGCGTCAAGCTCACTCACCTGGCAGCACAAGTACCGGGCCTGCTGGCCGATACACCGACGATCGCCCGGGGGCTGCTGACCGGGTTGTTGCCCCGGCCCAGCTCGAAGACGTCGATCGGCACGGTGTTCCAGGAGCGCGCGGCCCGCTACGCCGACCGGGTCTTCCTCAAGTTCGGCGACCAGCAGATCACCTACCGCGACGCCAACGCGACGGCCAACCGGTACGCGGCGGTGCTGGCCGCGCGCGGCGTGGGCCCCGGCGACGTCGTCGGGGTCATGCTGCGCAACTCCCCGCATGCGGTGTTGACGATGCTGGCCGTCGTCAAGTGCGGGGCCATCGCCGGCATGCTCAACTACCACCAGCGCGGCGACGTCTTGGCCCACAGCCTGGGCCTGCTGAATGCCAAGGTGCTGGTCGCCGAGTCCGACCTGGTCAGCGCGGTCAGCGAATCCGGCGGCTCGGCCGGTGAAGTGCTGACCATTGAAGATTTGGAGCGCTTTGCCGCCACCGCGCCGGCCACCAACCCGGCCGCCGCGTCTCAGGTGCGGGCCAAGGACACCGCGTTCTACATCTTCACCTCCGGCACCACCGGATATCCCAAGGCGAGCGTGATGACGCACTACCGGTGGCTGAAGGCCCTCGGCGCCTTCGGCGGGCTGGGATTGCGGCTGAACAGCAACGACACGCTCTACTGCTGCCTGCCGTTGTACCACAACAACGCGCTGACGGTTGCGGTGTCGTCGGTGGTCAACTCCGGGGCCACGCTGGCGCTGGGCAAGTCCTTCTCGGCGTCGCGGTTCTGGGACGAGGTGATCGCCTACCAGGCCACCGCGTTCATCTACATCGGTGAAGTCTGCCGGTATCTGCTCAACCAGCCGCCCAAGCCGACCGACCGCGCCCACAAGATCCGCGTGATCGCCGGCAACGGGCTGCGGCCCGAGATCTGGAATGAGTTCACCGAGCGGTTCAATATTCCGCGGGTCTGTGAGTTCTACGCCGCGAGCGAAGGCACCACCGCGTTCATCAACGTCTTCAACGTGCCGCGCAGCACCGGCATCTCGCCGATGCCGCTGGCGTACGTGGCCTATGACCCCGACACCGGCGAACCGCTGCGTGACGAGTCCGGTCGGGTGCAGCGGGTGCCTTCCGGCCAGCCCGGCCTGTTGCTCAGCCCGGTCAACCGGCTGCAGCCGTTCGACGGCTACACCGACAAGGAAGCCACCGAAAAGAAGTTGGTGCGCAACGCTTTCAAGGACGGTGACACCTGGTTCAACACCGGCGACGTGATGAGCCCGCAGGGGTTGTTCCACGCCGCGTTCGTCGACCGGCTCGGCGACACCTTCCGCTGGAAGGGTGAGAACGTGGCCACCACGCAGGTGGAAGCGGCCGTGGCGTCGGACCGCAATGTCGAGGAATGCACCGTCTACGGCGTCGAGGTGCCGAACACGGGCGGGCGCGCCGGCATGGCCGCGATCAAGCTGCGCGAGGGCGCGGAGTTCGACGGCAAGTCCCTGGCCAAGGCGGTGTATCAGGAGCTGCCCTCCTACGCGCTGCCGCTGTTCGTGCGGGTGGTCGAGACGTTGGAACACACGTCGACGTTCAAGAGCCGCAAGGTCGAGCTGCGTGAGCAGGCCTACGGGCCCGACGTAAAGGACCCGCTGTACGTGCTGGCCGGGCGCAAGGAGGGCTACGTGCCCTTCTACGACGAGTACCCCGACGAAGTGTCGGCGGGCAAGCGGCCGCAGGGCTAG
- the dapD gene encoding 2,3,4,5-tetrahydropyridine-2,6-dicarboxylate N-succinyltransferase codes for MSTVTGAAGIGLATLAADGSVLDTWFPAPELTESGTSATTRLSGDDVPGELAALVGRDDDRNTETVVVRTVIGSLDDAAADAYDAYLRLHLLSHRLVAPHGLNAGGFFGILTNVVWTDRGPCAVDGFEAVRAKLRRHGPVTVYGVDKFPRMVDYVVPSGVRIADADRVRLGAHLAPGTTVMHEGFVNFNAGTLGASMVEGRISAGVVVGDGSDVGGGASIMGTLSGGGEQVISIGKRCLLGANAGIGISLGDDCVVEAGLYVTAGTKVTTPDGGSVKARDLSGSSNLLFRRNSVSGAVEVVSRAGQGIALNEDLHAHN; via the coding sequence TTGTCGACCGTGACTGGAGCTGCAGGCATCGGCCTGGCGACCCTCGCCGCGGACGGATCGGTTCTCGACACCTGGTTTCCCGCACCGGAACTGACCGAGTCGGGCACCAGTGCGACCACCCGCCTCTCCGGAGACGACGTCCCGGGCGAACTTGCCGCCCTGGTGGGCCGCGACGACGACCGCAACACCGAGACCGTCGTGGTCCGCACGGTGATCGGATCGCTGGACGATGCGGCCGCCGACGCGTACGACGCCTACCTCCGGCTGCACCTGCTCTCGCACCGCCTGGTGGCCCCGCACGGGCTGAACGCCGGCGGCTTTTTCGGAATATTGACCAATGTGGTGTGGACCGACCGCGGACCGTGCGCCGTCGACGGCTTCGAAGCGGTGCGCGCCAAGCTGCGCCGCCATGGGCCGGTGACGGTGTACGGCGTCGACAAGTTTCCCCGGATGGTCGACTACGTCGTGCCCTCCGGGGTCCGCATCGCCGACGCGGACCGGGTGCGCCTCGGCGCCCACCTGGCGCCCGGCACCACCGTGATGCACGAGGGCTTCGTCAACTTCAATGCCGGCACCCTGGGCGCCTCGATGGTCGAGGGCCGCATCTCGGCCGGCGTCGTGGTGGGCGACGGCTCCGACGTCGGCGGCGGTGCTTCGATCATGGGCACCCTGTCCGGCGGGGGCGAGCAGGTCATCTCGATCGGCAAGCGCTGTCTGCTCGGCGCCAACGCCGGAATCGGCATCTCGCTGGGTGACGACTGCGTGGTCGAGGCGGGCTTGTACGTCACCGCCGGCACCAAGGTCACCACGCCCGACGGCGGCTCGGTCAAGGCCCGCGACCTCTCGGGCAGCAGTAACCTGCTGTTTCGCCGCAACTCGGTCAGCGGGGCGGTCGAGGTGGTGTCACGCGCCGGCCAGGGCATCGCCCTCAACGAGGACCTGCACGCCCACAACTAG
- a CDS encoding ATP-binding protein, which translates to MRWVITPEESVLRQAQAALADTERCGALLVGSDGVGKTALAQTLCAQTDKTVRWVTGTPAQRFVPFGAFRHLVDVTDIGRPAALLRAARDSLTRDEPDLLLVVDDAHNLDGLSAALVYQLALTRAARLLVIAGSTATLPDAVAALRSDDLLVPVDVVPLDRGPTVALVETALGASLDLAVADEVFGRSQGNPLYLRHLVSEGGLKHQNALPLAGVIDDYLSGLPAPARVVLDYLAITEPLARADLSALAGEQAVSDAEVSGAVRPGYQDDLFAAHPLYTERARAALTPEGARVLRTAVVTQLSKHRGDHVSDRLRLSVLAVDSDNPEPVEVAVAAAEEALRLGDLPLAERLARAALDRSGALAARLPLAHALGWQGRGREAGAVLAEVDPAELSETELMAWAVPRAANQFWMLDEPERATAFLQTTRNRISDPTARSALDALTATFAMNSGNLQRAVALATEVLSDPSDSGMGTPWAASAAALCSARMGRWSDVDRLAERAAATEHPGLLRFTVGLGQITALLMSGDVEAAQALAQRFTDFAESQQPGRAIGEVLLADVLLVKGEFSAAAQLLEPAAATLERTGYSWGPLSLMLLATARAQQGDIPGSAKALRRAETRHGTKSGLFAPELGLARAWTKAAARDKTAAITAAREAARAAERAGQLGVALRAHHDAVRLGDVRAVLPISQLVSQIHCATGQLALRHAQALADADADALATVAEQLAAAGMAAAAADAARAAQELR; encoded by the coding sequence GTGCGCTGGGTGATTACGCCGGAAGAATCCGTCCTTCGGCAGGCGCAGGCCGCGCTGGCAGACACCGAGCGCTGCGGGGCGCTGCTCGTCGGGTCCGACGGAGTCGGCAAGACCGCGCTGGCCCAGACCCTGTGCGCCCAGACGGACAAGACGGTCCGCTGGGTCACCGGCACGCCGGCGCAACGATTCGTCCCGTTCGGCGCATTCCGCCACCTGGTCGACGTCACTGACATCGGGCGGCCCGCGGCGTTGTTGCGCGCGGCGCGCGATTCGCTGACCCGCGACGAGCCCGATTTGCTGTTGGTGGTCGACGACGCACACAACTTGGACGGCCTTTCCGCGGCGCTGGTGTACCAGTTGGCGCTGACGCGCGCGGCGCGGTTGCTGGTCATCGCCGGGTCGACGGCAACATTGCCCGACGCCGTCGCCGCGTTGCGCTCTGACGATCTGCTGGTCCCGGTCGACGTGGTGCCGCTGGATCGCGGACCGACGGTGGCGCTGGTGGAGACCGCGCTGGGCGCATCGCTGGATCTGGCGGTGGCCGACGAAGTGTTCGGGCGCAGCCAGGGCAACCCGCTGTATCTGCGGCACCTGGTCAGCGAAGGCGGGCTCAAGCACCAGAACGCCCTGCCTCTTGCGGGCGTCATCGACGACTACCTGAGCGGGTTGCCTGCGCCGGCGCGCGTGGTGCTCGATTACCTGGCCATCACCGAACCGCTGGCCCGCGCCGACCTTTCGGCCCTGGCCGGTGAGCAGGCCGTGTCCGACGCGGAGGTCAGCGGCGCGGTGCGTCCGGGCTACCAGGACGACCTCTTCGCCGCTCACCCGCTCTACACCGAGCGGGCCCGGGCTGCACTGACGCCCGAGGGGGCGCGGGTGCTGCGCACCGCGGTGGTCACCCAGCTTTCCAAGCACCGTGGCGACCACGTCAGTGACCGGCTGCGCCTGTCGGTGCTGGCCGTCGACAGCGACAATCCCGAGCCGGTGGAGGTTGCGGTGGCGGCGGCCGAGGAGGCGCTGCGGCTGGGTGACCTGCCCCTTGCCGAGCGGTTGGCGCGGGCCGCGCTGGACCGCTCGGGAGCACTGGCGGCGCGGCTGCCGTTGGCCCACGCCCTGGGCTGGCAGGGCCGGGGCCGGGAAGCCGGCGCGGTGCTGGCCGAAGTGGACCCCGCCGAGTTGTCCGAGACCGAGTTGATGGCCTGGGCGGTGCCGCGGGCCGCCAACCAGTTCTGGATGCTCGACGAGCCTGAGCGGGCCACCGCGTTCCTGCAGACCACCCGGAACCGCATCTCCGATCCGACGGCACGCAGCGCGTTGGACGCGTTGACCGCGACCTTTGCGATGAACTCGGGCAACCTGCAGCGCGCCGTCGCGTTGGCCACCGAAGTGCTTTCCGACCCGTCGGATTCCGGGATGGGCACGCCCTGGGCGGCCAGTGCGGCCGCGTTGTGCTCGGCGCGGATGGGCCGCTGGTCGGATGTCGACCGGCTGGCCGAGCGAGCGGCGGCTACCGAGCATCCCGGGTTGCTGCGCTTCACGGTGGGCTTGGGTCAGATCACCGCGTTGCTGATGTCCGGTGACGTCGAGGCGGCCCAGGCGCTGGCCCAGCGGTTCACCGATTTCGCCGAATCCCAACAGCCCGGCCGAGCGATCGGTGAGGTGCTGTTAGCCGATGTGTTGCTCGTCAAGGGCGAGTTCTCCGCCGCCGCGCAGCTTTTGGAGCCGGCCGCGGCGACGCTGGAGCGCACCGGATACTCGTGGGGTCCGCTGTCGTTGATGTTGTTGGCCACCGCACGGGCCCAGCAGGGTGACATTCCCGGCTCGGCAAAAGCGTTGCGGCGCGCGGAAACTCGTCATGGCACCAAGTCGGGCTTGTTCGCACCAGAGCTGGGATTGGCGCGGGCCTGGACCAAGGCGGCGGCGCGCGACAAGACGGCTGCCATTACTGCCGCACGCGAGGCGGCGCGCGCCGCCGAACGCGCGGGACAGTTAGGAGTTGCGCTGCGCGCCCACCACGACGCCGTCCGGCTCGGTGACGTCCGCGCGGTGCTGCCGATCAGCCAGCTGGTGAGCCAGATTCATTGCGCCACTGGCCAGTTGGCCCTCCGCCATGCCCAAGCACTGGCCGACGCGGACGCCGACGCCTTGGCGACGGTCGCCGAGCAACTCGCGGCGGCCGGGATGGCGGCCGCGGCGGCCGACGCGGCCCGCGCCGCCCAGGAATTGCGCTAG
- the folP gene encoding dihydropteroate synthase encodes MLCGRPVAADRALIMAIVNRTPDSFFDKGATFTDQAARDAAHQAIADGADVIDVGGVKAGPGDTVDAKTEIARLVPFIAWLRDAYPDQLISVDTWRSEVARVACAAGADLINDTWGGIDPAIAEVAAECGAGLVCAHTGGALPRTRPFRVSYGTTTRAVVDDVIEQVTAAAERAVAAGVARDRVLIDPAHDFGKNTFHGLQLLRHVDELVETGWPVLMALSNKDFVGETLGVELTERLEGTLAATALAAAAGARMFRVHQVLPTRRVLEMVASIQGTRPPARTVRGLA; translated from the coding sequence ATGCTGTGCGGCCGCCCGGTAGCAGCCGATCGCGCGCTGATCATGGCGATCGTCAACCGCACCCCGGACTCGTTCTTCGACAAGGGTGCGACCTTCACCGACCAGGCCGCCCGCGACGCCGCCCACCAGGCGATCGCCGATGGCGCCGACGTGATCGACGTCGGCGGCGTCAAGGCCGGTCCCGGTGACACCGTGGACGCCAAGACCGAGATCGCCCGGCTGGTGCCGTTCATCGCATGGCTGCGCGACGCCTATCCCGACCAGCTGATCAGCGTGGACACCTGGCGCTCGGAGGTTGCCCGCGTCGCGTGCGCGGCCGGGGCGGACCTGATCAACGACACCTGGGGCGGCATCGACCCGGCGATCGCCGAGGTGGCCGCCGAATGCGGCGCGGGCCTGGTGTGCGCCCACACCGGCGGTGCGCTGCCGCGCACCCGCCCCTTCCGGGTGAGTTACGGTACGACTACCCGCGCCGTGGTGGACGACGTGATCGAGCAGGTCACCGCCGCCGCCGAGCGGGCCGTCGCGGCCGGAGTAGCCCGCGATCGGGTGCTGATCGACCCGGCCCACGACTTCGGCAAGAACACCTTCCACGGCCTGCAGCTGTTGCGCCATGTGGACGAACTCGTCGAGACCGGCTGGCCGGTGCTGATGGCGTTGAGCAACAAGGACTTCGTCGGGGAGACTCTGGGAGTGGAGCTGACCGAACGGCTGGAGGGGACTCTGGCGGCCACCGCTTTGGCGGCCGCCGCCGGTGCCCGCATGTTCCGCGTGCACCAGGTGTTGCCGACCCGACGGGTGCTGGAGATGGTCGCCTCGATACAGGGAACGCGGCCGCCGGCGCGCACGGTGAGGGGACTGGCATGA
- the dapE gene encoding succinyl-diaminopimelate desuccinylase, which produces MLDLRGDPIELTAALVDIPSESRDEARIADEVAAALRAQTSGFEIIRNGNAVLARTHRNRPTRVLLAGHLDTVPVADNLPSRLEGGELHGCGTADMKAGDAVFLHLAATVAEPAHDLTLVFYDCEEIDSAANGLGRIERELPDWLAADVAILGEPTAGWIEAGCQGTLRLVVSTTGTRAHSARSWLGDNAIHKLGAVLDRLASYQARSVDIDGCVYREGLSAVRVDGGVAGNVIPDAASVTVNYRFAPDRSLTEALQHVHDVLDGLDVHIEQVDAAAGALPGLSQPAAKALVEATGGQFRAKYGWTDVSRFAALGIPAVNYGPGDPNLAHRRDERVPVERITAAADMLRRYLSS; this is translated from the coding sequence GTGCTGGACTTACGCGGGGATCCCATCGAGTTGACCGCGGCACTGGTCGACATCCCCAGCGAGTCGCGAGACGAGGCCCGTATCGCCGACGAGGTCGCCGCGGCACTGCGCGCGCAGACCTCCGGCTTCGAGATCATCCGCAACGGCAACGCGGTGCTGGCCCGCACCCACCGCAACCGGCCGACGCGGGTGTTGCTGGCCGGGCATCTGGACACCGTCCCGGTGGCCGACAACCTGCCCAGCCGCCTCGAGGGCGGCGAACTGCACGGCTGCGGCACCGCCGACATGAAAGCCGGTGACGCCGTCTTTCTGCACCTGGCCGCCACCGTGGCCGAACCGGCACACGATCTGACCCTGGTGTTCTACGACTGCGAGGAAATCGATTCGGCGGCAAACGGATTGGGCCGCATCGAGCGGGAATTGCCCGATTGGCTGGCCGCCGACGTGGCGATTCTGGGTGAACCCACCGCGGGCTGGATCGAAGCCGGCTGCCAGGGCACGCTGCGGCTGGTAGTCAGCACGACCGGAACACGGGCGCATTCGGCGCGATCCTGGTTGGGCGACAACGCCATTCACAAGCTGGGCGCCGTGCTGGACCGGCTGGCGAGCTACCAGGCGCGCAGCGTCGACATCGACGGCTGTGTGTACCGCGAGGGTCTGTCGGCGGTACGCGTCGACGGCGGCGTGGCGGGCAACGTGATTCCCGACGCGGCGTCGGTGACGGTCAACTACCGCTTCGCGCCCGATCGTTCGCTGACCGAGGCCCTACAACACGTGCACGACGTGCTGGACGGACTCGACGTGCACATCGAACAGGTCGATGCCGCTGCCGGGGCGCTGCCCGGCCTGTCCCAACCCGCCGCCAAGGCGCTGGTGGAAGCCACCGGCGGGCAGTTCCGGGCGAAGTACGGCTGGACCGACGTGTCGCGCTTTGCGGCCCTGGGCATTCCGGCGGTCAACTACGGTCCCGGCGATCCGAATCTCGCACACCGGCGCGACGAGCGGGTCCCGGTGGAGCGGATCACCGCGGCGGCGGACATGCTGCGCCGCTACCTGAGCAGCTAG